Sequence from the Ictalurus furcatus strain D&B chromosome 29, Billie_1.0, whole genome shotgun sequence genome:
ctacacactcgttacaatcctaacacacactcattataactacacactcattacaatcctaacacacactcattataactacacactcgttacaatcctaacacacactcattataactacacactcgttacaatcctaacacacactcgttataactacacactcgttacaatcctaacacacactcattataactacacactcgttacaatcctaacacgcactcattataactacacactcattataactacacactcattataactacacactcgttacaatcctaacacacactcgtcataactacacactcgttacaatcctaacacacactcgtcataactacacactcgttacaatcctaacacacactcgtcataactacacactcgttacaatcctaacacacactcgtcataactacacactcgttacaatcctaacacacactcgtcataactacacactcgttacaatcctaacaaaGCCAGGGCTGGATATTTAAACAGTTAAATATTTTACGAGGTGTCAGTGCCTTCATCCCTCTATCACTTACACCTCACTAcaagtatactttttttttgtttgtttgttaggaCCTGCACATCTAGGTATTACtgaaatgtttgggtttttttcacttGTTAATGTCGTTCAGATTATGAGATCCAGAGGCAGATTGAGGTTCTGGAGAGTGGGGGGACGGTTCTGAACGAGACGAGAGCTTTTGACAGCAAAACCGggtaaagatttaaaaaaaaatcaaatctcaCGGTTCACACTAGGTGCTGAATTTGTCTCGACATTTTTAATAAGTACTcggattaacacacacacgcacacacacacgcacaaactcACAACGTGAAGGTGTTTCATAAACTGCTAACAGGGTGTCAAGTCTCAAAGGCTTTCTGTTATGACACAGATTtaaatttaatctttttttccttcatagaACGACAGTGTCCATGAGAGATAAAGAGGGTCTACAGGACTACAGGTGAGTAATgaagacaggtgtgtgtgtgtgtgtgtgtgtgtgttacagtgaagGGAAGAGTGAAAATGTAGGAAATCTTACCGCATagagaatttaaaataataaataaataaataaataaataaataagggttGGACAATATGACCaatatgaataatattgatatcgtgatttaaaaaaaaataaaagtaaactgACAGGCAGCTGATGTGATGTTTATAATTTGTACTTAATATTTAAATTCtttgaaatattatttttattaaaataaaaagttttttttgtgttgttttgaatatttttcaATACATTATAAATTTGCATAAgtgtataaattataaattagtttaataataataagcaaatatattattattataattatatttatttataattgaacAAAACAGACCTCTATTTAAAAGATTAAATTTATTGATTACTTTCCTGTCTTTGTCTgacccctctcccccccccccccccatctctcttttCCCCTTCACTCCCTTTCATATCTTTCTCCGCCAGGTTCATGCCGGAGCCCAACCTTCCTCCTCTGTTTGTTTACGAGTGCGTGGCCACAGTGCCGGATGGTGTTGACCCCGCCCACGTCGTGGTGATTGACAGATTGAAGGCACAGTTACCTGAGCTGCCCGGAGCGAAGCGGACGAGACTTATGGAGGAGTACGGCATCCTGCCAGAGCACAGCTTCACTCTGGtggtgagacagaaagacagaccgacagacagacagtaatacagacagacagggactTCAAAGAGATCCCTTTGAAATTGGGAGTTCAAAGagaataataaagtataaaatggCAAGATTTCGAACAAATCAACAAGCAGAACGTCCGTGTAAATTATGGTACGCTTTTTAAAGCGGCCGTGAAACTCGTCtgcaaacattttcttttttccagagTGAAGACGGACTGATGGACTTTTTCGAGCGCGTCGTCCAAAAGACCAAAATGGAACCGAGGAAGCTGATTGGCTGGGTGATGAAGGAGCTGATGGGTAACCTGAACCAGCGAAACCTAAAGGTTACACAGAGGTCAGTAAGCTCTTGAagtggagatatatatatacacatacacacacacacacacgtccatcAGCTACACAAACAAGTTATTCTGAgcctattttttccccctcacttcACCGTTTCCATAGCAACTACTATCAACATGTCATTGAtgctatatttttatataattaataaaccGAGTGAAGTGAAATAGTTTAAATCCGTGTGAGAAATGCTCGTACAAATATAAAATCTGTCTGCACCACACAACACTCTTTTACTGAACAGAATCTCTGATGCCACATTTCGTATCGAAGTATCCGTGTTCATCTGTTTTCCACCTCCGTCTCTCAGCCCTGTCTCCCCCGAGGCGCTTGCACAACTGCTGAATCTTCTCGAGTCTGGTTTCATCTCGTCCTCTGCCGCTAAAGTGGTGAGTCTTTCCTCTTGGAAAACGGGGAAGCTGTAAAAGCAGATGCCATGACGCACTATTTACTATACGGATACGCCCGTAGCGTccggctgcgtctcaaatcgcacGCTGCGTCCTTACACTATTCACTACGTACTCGATTTGGTACATGGGAGTGCGTAGGAAAGTCAAATCGGAAATCGAGCGCTACTGTTTTACGTTTAACCCAAAATGGCCGCCTAGATTAATTTGTCTCTGTGGTGTAGACGCTTTCTGGCTCGGCGTTTAAACTCGTTGCACCCGTCGCAGGTGTTCCAGGAGATGTGGAAGGCTCCGGAAAAGCGTGTGGAGCACCTGGTGAAGGAACTGGATTTAGGGCTTATCAGTGATCAAGAGGAACTCGTAAAGATCTGCCAGAGAGTGATGGACGCTCATCCTGATCTGGTGAGGCTTACCTTTAATAACACCTaatctgaaacacacacctAGGGCTTAATGTAATAACACACCTGACCTTAAATACACACCTGAGCCTCACtgtaatatcatcatcatcatcgttacACAGCTGAGATTTACTGTAGTGACAAACCTGAGGCCTAAGACAACCCTGTAGcaacacacacttcatcattACACACGTGGCCACCCTCTCACACCAGGGACCTGCTCTAATAACACACCTGACCTCCATCACACACTCGAACATCCTTAAACACACCTGTCGGTTATTAAAATCTGAAACAGCTGTaatcgtttttttattttatttttttcccaacgCACCGTCCGGTACATGATAGAAACGAGACAGAAATGTCAGCGTCACACAATTTCCTGTCGCTGCCTCGGAGTTAAAGACGATAACTAAAGCCTGTGGTGGCGTTTCTACCCTGCAGGTGCAGGTGATCAGAGGGGGCAATAAGAAGGTGCTGAATAAACTGATGGGCGCCGTTCAGAAGGAATCCAAAGGCCGAGCCGATCCGGTCCATCTCAGGACCATCCTGGAGGAAATGACATCGTGATTAAAACTCAGACTGCCTCAATACTAGCTAGAACGGATATTTGGTGTTTAGTTATACAACGAAAcctggaaggtcctcacaaaagCCTCAGCGATGAACTGGAAGGTtcaatcaggtgtgttagagcagaaaAACACACTCATCATGTTACCTGCATCCGGCAATTAGCAGGTACGCCTCAATTCGACATAATTCGTGCATATTATCTACACGTTCGTGGTTGTTTCACTTCATTTTCACGTTCCTGTCGAATCTCTGTCACCATGAAGCTATTCTTTTGTATAAATGGCTTTAATGAGGTCATGAGAGTATTGCTATTTAAATGGAGATCAAGTGAAGCACCTGTTGTGtgtccttcttcttttttttcccccatccttATTTCCGTGTTACTTATCAAGAGTGATTATCTCCTGGCCTTTACAGGCTCTTAATGCCGTATAATTAAGTAATTAGTGCGTCTGTAATTGCGCAGCGTTCATGATTTTAGGAAGCGGAAGAGAATTAGAAGAGGTGAACTAAACTGCTGAAATGTAGGGCTGCAAATGACATTTGTTCCAAAATCCAAGCTGCACGCAGTTAAAGCCTGGCAGAGGATAGGACACGACGCACACGAGCTCTACATGCCAAATTCGCATATGATTTCATTAGACAAAAAAGTTCTGGGTATctggcaggcaggcaggcaggcggACGGGGGGGTGCTAAAACTTTCAGCAGAGCAACAGATAAACTCAGTGATTGTACATCTATAACGTGACGTGATGATGTAATCTTTCTCCCCGCTAGAGGAAACACAGCATTCTTACATGAAATTACACAGCGCTGTCTAGTGGCCTGTTATAAGAATTACACCATGAACAAATTCATTCAACATGGactacaaataaattaataataataataacaacaatcatCATTTCTAAATTTGGGGTGGCAGTATAAGATCATTTCATATACCATATAATGCTGCCCACACATCAGAAGTGTGTTTTATAATATCTCTATAGGCTACAGTCTCATATATGAAGAAGGATGTAGTAAAAATTTAAGTGTACGTATTTGTAAACTGTTTCCGTACAATCACGCTGCTGATACAAAATGCCCTTGCGGCTACACGAACCATTTAATCAGCTTAGTTGTCACAATACAAACACCCAAACCTCCGGTCGAACACGTTATTATCTTTCACTGGAAGGAAAAGATCAAATCCAAACTAATAATTAGGTTTAACAGAGAAATAttggaacaaaaaataaaataatcataaatataatggggggaaaaaaaatgtaaaagtagtGTTTAACAATCATAACAACTGACATTATACCATAACtagaattaaaatgataaatacacacatttatttggAGTTACAGGTTttgagtgtctctctctcgcgaCTTGGCTCAGACCTCCAGAGTTGTGGGTTCGATTCGCgccgtgtgtgtgcggagtttgcatgttctccccgtgctgcggcggtttcctccgccagtccaaagacatgcatggtaggctgattggcgtgtccaaagtgtccgtcgtgtatgaatgtgtatgtgattgtgccctgcgatggattggaaccccgtccaggatgtaccccaccttgtgccccatgctccctgagatagactccaggtttcccacgACGCTGTAGGATAAGCCGTAtagaagacggatggatggatggatggaagtttttctctctctcacacacacacaaacacacacacccagttcCACTACTCAAACATAGCGACAAACAATGCGAAGATCATTTAGggaaaataatttatttctgcAGAGCTTCCCATAATCCACAGAACcgtcttttaaaaatatacctgatatttttaaaaaccccatATAAATATTTTCGAAATAAAACCTCTGGAAAAAGACCTCTGTGAtactgtaaatgaaagaaaattagAAATAGAAGTAGTCAGTGTTAAAGGCACACGTCATCCAGAAATGTGCAATCATAGCTAAATGAGCTCATGCTAAGCACTTAGTAtaatgctaactagctaactaactaactccTATTAGACTTGATTCATTCGTTTGCTAGCATGTAGTATAAATCACAAAACACTACGCATAAGTGCCATGTACTTGAGATTGCACATGTGTAATGCTAACCAATCAATACAAGCTGCTGGGCTTTCCGTTCTCCGAGTGCTAGCGTGACTAGCATTTT
This genomic interval carries:
- the gatb gene encoding glutamyl-tRNA(Gln) amidotransferase subunit B, mitochondrial isoform X2 codes for the protein MVGVVALEIHAQIHATSKLFSSSRVGFSAPPNSYVSFFDASLPGTLPVLNRRCVEAAVMTGLALNCRINTKSLFDRKHYFYADLPAGYQITQQRVPIAVNGSLSFSYLGGKKRSEMMTKSVRVRQIQLEQDSGKSLHDDQRSRTLIDLNRAGVGLMEVVMEPDMCCGEEAAAAVRELQLILQTLGTCQGNMAEGQLRVDANVSVHHPGEPLGVRAEVKNINSARFVARAIDYEIQRQIEVLESGGTVLNETRAFDSKTGTTVSMRDKEGLQDYRFMPEPNLPPLFVYECVATVPDGVDPAHVVVIDRLKAQLPELPGAKRTRLMEEYGILPEHSFTLVSEDGLMDFFERVVQKTKMEPRKLIGWVMKELMGNLNQRNLKVTQSPVSPEALAQLLNLLESGFISSSAAKVVFQEMWKAPEKRVEHLVKELDLGLISDQEELVKICQRVMDAHPDLVQVIRGGNKKVLNKLMGAVQKESKGRADPVHLRTILEEMTS